The Calditrichota bacterium DNA segment GCTTCACGTTCCGGAAAGGTATTGTTAACAAAAGCCCCCGGCCAGCCTCTTACAAAAACGGCATCTTTGGCCAATGCATAGTGGAAGCTTGGATTTTCTTTAAACTGAGTGACTACCCGCGGCGAAAGTCGATACCGGTTCACCAGATCTGAAAGAAGCTGGAGCCCTTTTTTTGCCTCCGGGGATTCCAATTGCAATTGGCCATTTTGAAAAAAGGATGTTCCCTGTCCGGCCAGGGTTTCATAAAAACTGCAAATGAGTCCTTCGTAATTGTCGGCTTGAAATACATAAAACGGCCGATTCGTCGGTCTGAGGCGCTGTCCCAATCGAATGAAGTCAGCCCAGGTAATCGAGCGCTTCAACTTTTTCTTGAGAGACGGATAATCGGACAGCCGATTTAAAATATCCTTTCGATAGTACATGAGTCCGATGTCAATAAAAAGAGGATACCCGACCAGGCGGTCCCTGAAATAGCAGGACTTGATGGCATATTGGAGCAACTGCTTCTTTTCTTCCGGGGAAAAATAACTATCCAGAGGCTCACTCCATTTTGCAAACCGCGGCACCCAGATTAGATCCACGGCAAATACATCGATGCGGTTGGTCTTGCTCCGAAAGGCCCGGGTGAGAAGCTCCTTGCGTTCATTTGTGCTGAATTTTGAAAAGGGGAGGTTGACCGGAACCACTTCAATCTTTCCGGCATGGGCACGGTTGAATTGATCAATAAGTGCCTGATGCGCAGTGGAAATATTATCCGCGTAGTAAATTTTTTTCACTTTCGTTCGGGGAGAGCCTGAATAGCTGGCCGGAATAATAAAATAGGCGACCAACGCAAAAGCCGTCACCAAAACCGACCCCCACAAAAGTTTGGAAACCGAAAAAATGGGATTGGCGTGTTTCATTTTTTTCTCCAGATGCCCGGCAAGCGAGCAACCTGATCTTTTTGATTTTGGATTCCTTTTAAAAATACGGCTTTCTTTTGTG contains these protein-coding regions:
- a CDS encoding extracellular solute-binding protein; this translates as MKHANPIFSVSKLLWGSVLVTAFALVAYFIIPASYSGSPRTKVKKIYYADNISTAHQALIDQFNRAHAGKIEVVPVNLPFSKFSTNERKELLTRAFRSKTNRIDVFAVDLIWVPRFAKWSEPLDSYFSPEEKKQLLQYAIKSCYFRDRLVGYPLFIDIGLMYYRKDILNRLSDYPSLKKKLKRSITWADFIRLGQRLRPTNRPFYVFQADNYEGLICSFYETLAGQGTSFFQNGQLQLESPEAKKGLQLLSDLVNRYRLSPRVVTQFKENPSFHYALAKDAVFVRGWPGAFVNNTFPEREARKIPNLEMAALPHFKGKKPVAVYGGWDLMISKESTHKKEAVAFLKFVVQKDMQELLYEKGGYIPINRAVYQDSIFLRKHPQLIYLRHLLNTGVYRPSLVEYTKISDIISYYAHLAIRGDLSVSDALKKATEVIQSKRVLIH